Proteins encoded within one genomic window of Halodesulfovibrio sp. MK-HDV:
- a CDS encoding Gfo/Idh/MocA family protein: protein MIRIALVGCGRISKRHSDLLGGDQIAGAKLSAVCDIVEERAKALGEAWGVPWFTDMHEMMKEHGDEIDALSILTESGNHARNVLELAPYNKHFIVEKPMALTVEDADEMIKVCDEHHVKLFVIKQNRFNVPVVKLREALEEDRFGKLVMGTVRVRWCRPQRYYDQDDWRGTWQYDGGVLTNQASHHVDLLEWMMGDVESVFAKSRTALVDIEAEDTAVVMLKFKNGALGIIEATTATRPVDLEGSISVLGEKGTVVIGGFAVNQMVTWNFETSRPEDEDVLTKYSVNPPNVYGFGHQEYYNHVVSCIKGKSRQLVDGLEGRKSLELISAIYESIETGQEIKLRFVPKLCRLGGK, encoded by the coding sequence ATGATTCGTATTGCTTTAGTCGGTTGTGGTCGCATCTCTAAAAGGCATTCTGATTTACTGGGAGGAGATCAAATTGCTGGAGCTAAGCTCTCTGCAGTTTGTGATATTGTAGAGGAACGCGCTAAAGCATTAGGTGAAGCATGGGGAGTTCCTTGGTTTACCGATATGCATGAGATGATGAAAGAGCACGGTGATGAAATTGATGCGTTGAGTATTTTGACTGAAAGTGGAAATCATGCCCGTAATGTTTTAGAACTGGCGCCTTACAATAAGCATTTTATAGTTGAAAAGCCGATGGCACTCACTGTTGAAGATGCTGATGAAATGATTAAGGTATGTGATGAACACCATGTTAAGCTTTTTGTGATTAAGCAAAATAGGTTTAATGTTCCGGTTGTAAAATTACGAGAGGCTCTAGAAGAAGACCGCTTTGGTAAATTGGTGATGGGGACTGTACGTGTTCGCTGGTGCAGACCACAGCGCTATTATGATCAGGATGACTGGCGTGGAACATGGCAGTATGACGGCGGGGTGTTGACGAACCAAGCAAGCCATCATGTTGATTTGCTTGAGTGGATGATGGGAGATGTCGAGAGTGTTTTTGCAAAGAGTAGAACTGCGCTAGTTGATATTGAAGCGGAAGACACGGCAGTAGTTATGCTGAAGTTCAAAAATGGGGCGCTTGGAATTATTGAGGCTACAACAGCCACACGTCCTGTTGATCTTGAGGGCAGCATTTCTGTGCTAGGCGAAAAGGGAACGGTTGTTATTGGTGGTTTTGCTGTAAACCAGATGGTAACGTGGAATTTTGAAACGTCTCGTCCTGAAGATGAAGATGTGTTGACTAAATATTCAGTTAACCCACCGAATGTTTACGGCTTTGGTCATCAAGAATACTATAATCATGTTGTATCTTGTATCAAGGGTAAATCACGCCAGCTTGTTGATGGTCTTGAAGGTCGGAAAAGTTTGGAATTGATTTCGGCAATTTATGAGTCCATCGAGACCGGACAAGAAATTAAACTTCGTTTTGTGCCTAAGCTTTGTAGGCTTGGAGGCAAATAG
- a CDS encoding DapH/DapD/GlmU-related protein, translating to MSVKLREASIASNVIFGENVTVITPSNLYGCVIHDDVFVGPFVEIQSDVVIGKRTRVQSHSFICSLVNIGKDCVIGHGVMFINDTFATGGPARGDQQLWKKTKVDDNVSIGSNATILPVTICANVVIGAGAVVVSDIETSGIYAGCPARKIRDL from the coding sequence ATGAGTGTAAAGCTTCGAGAAGCTAGTATTGCATCTAATGTGATATTTGGTGAAAATGTTACTGTTATAACCCCATCTAACTTGTACGGTTGCGTTATTCATGATGATGTATTTGTTGGTCCCTTCGTGGAGATCCAATCTGATGTCGTTATTGGTAAACGAACTAGGGTTCAGTCACATTCATTCATTTGTTCGCTTGTCAATATTGGGAAAGACTGCGTAATTGGGCATGGTGTGATGTTTATAAATGACACCTTTGCAACTGGTGGACCTGCGCGTGGCGACCAACAGCTTTGGAAGAAAACTAAAGTTGATGATAATGTTAGCATTGGGTCTAACGCGACAATCCTTCCTGTTACGATTTGTGCAAATGTAGTGATCGGGGCAGGAGCAGTTGTTGTGTCTGATATTGAAACTTCTGGAATATACGCCGGTTGTCCAGCTAGAAAGATCCGTGACTTGTAA
- a CDS encoding glycosyltransferase — translation MEKDCNLSRTRIVFVVNNAGTSDGRVVKSAKLALQLGYDVYLLGVKLGDSPARELYQDISVCRVTPYSPLQHLRKGKSTPQQKTSSQKPLLASTKANKFTLKYFYTTVLNIVEGCFWAFLKITGLRAVLQQAIHKKTFAAALKELQPDIIHCHDMWPLSASVKVKKEIKAKVIYDSHELEAHRNIDWSIAERKLWTRYEARLLNSVDGIVTVCESIAEVLKGKAKGIPVSIVYNSPWKAWGIKNSARTVREDCGLSDKIPLLLYVGYVTYNRGVEILLSSLKQLGDAHLAVVGPQRIATVEQLKSIANNNGTGDRVHFLPAVPQDEVISYVSTANVSGVFFHNNCLSHYYVLPNKFFESIFSGLPVVVPDFPELRKHVSAFDVGVICPSYETDVIVQSLKKAMSLKESQDWNVKVAAARSAWAYDNFLEEMREVYTRAIGRV, via the coding sequence ATGGAAAAGGACTGCAATCTATCTCGAACGAGAATTGTGTTTGTTGTTAATAATGCAGGTACATCAGACGGACGTGTAGTTAAATCTGCAAAATTGGCGTTGCAATTAGGGTATGATGTTTACTTGCTTGGTGTAAAACTAGGAGATAGTCCCGCTAGGGAATTGTATCAGGATATTTCTGTATGCAGAGTCACTCCCTATTCTCCTTTACAACACTTACGTAAAGGTAAGTCTACTCCGCAACAAAAAACAAGTAGTCAGAAACCATTGTTAGCCAGTACTAAAGCAAACAAGTTTACGCTGAAATACTTTTATACAACTGTCTTAAATATAGTTGAGGGTTGTTTTTGGGCTTTTTTGAAGATTACAGGTTTGAGGGCTGTGTTACAGCAAGCTATTCATAAAAAGACTTTTGCTGCGGCACTAAAAGAGCTTCAGCCTGACATTATTCATTGTCACGATATGTGGCCGCTCTCCGCTTCGGTGAAGGTAAAAAAAGAAATAAAAGCCAAAGTGATCTATGATTCGCATGAATTAGAGGCTCATAGGAATATTGATTGGAGTATTGCTGAGAGAAAACTTTGGACCCGTTATGAAGCTCGTTTGTTAAATTCTGTTGATGGTATTGTGACGGTCTGCGAAAGTATTGCGGAGGTTTTGAAGGGCAAAGCAAAAGGCATCCCTGTTTCTATTGTATATAACAGCCCTTGGAAAGCTTGGGGAATAAAGAACAGTGCGAGAACCGTGAGAGAAGACTGTGGGCTTTCAGACAAGATTCCTTTGCTGCTTTATGTAGGTTATGTAACATACAACCGAGGGGTTGAAATATTACTTTCTTCCCTCAAACAGTTAGGAGATGCGCATTTAGCGGTTGTTGGCCCACAGCGGATTGCCACAGTAGAACAGTTAAAGTCTATAGCAAATAATAATGGTACGGGTGACCGTGTACATTTTTTGCCAGCTGTTCCGCAAGACGAGGTTATCTCCTACGTTTCCACAGCCAATGTGAGCGGTGTCTTTTTCCACAATAACTGTTTAAGTCATTACTATGTTCTGCCAAATAAGTTTTTTGAAAGTATATTTTCGGGGTTGCCCGTAGTTGTGCCTGATTTTCCAGAACTTAGAAAGCATGTATCAGCGTTTGACGTCGGGGTCATATGTCCTTCGTACGAGACTGATGTGATTGTTCAATCTTTGAAAAAAGCAATGTCGTTGAAGGAATCACAGGATTGGAACGTAAAAGTGGCCGCTGCAAGGTCTGCATGGGCCTACGATAATTTTTTGGAAGAAATGCGTGAGGTTTATACGCGGGCTATTGGTAGGGTTTGA
- a CDS encoding glycosyltransferase, producing the protein MVLVKGGLGKKRAWPYFEELAAQLRKQGYEVRSYGVENEYISGTENYTNMPLRNSLEHLKECSFVIASDGGLMQLADAMGIPTIAIFGPAGVVKNAPFSEFSRVVHSGLECSPCLWRSEFKSCDRPDCMTNISVEQVLGTFDELKNAVIKANGVATNTSPPVLTIDLFNRETDRLSNEGRHSLLSLGGAESFNGMLASHLAAGWMKLGELARVQEVVDLPAEEKDLTLLQYQVQLARKACRSEEEQYLKDIFLRHPDEATSALALIRFYRRNKKWGLFHDMLSSTKVANDNKKGIFLFEQGLGLLEQGKLVAAENSLKEAKSYSPQLASKVDQLTDTTICRHAAHRQQLTDKDKPSVGVLLNNGELLPETFRVVANIADLYVYYSDELESFVNDRSCLDILIVDHSVKHISQFDDNLSPLCIDVNRISESDLLGAIQGCPTWPRAFVIKGKKTRAPKRILLLNHHHMQRWEPHGGEFSTCEIVKRLQRLGYEVLVAVPNRKNLESFCEMYDGIPYIIGRHENAIGLLQHAYHTYFPDIIFLHGTSALTVGPLLEEYPVPAVLFVRYWDVVSRPPYSSISECYDKKDSKEYGELYKNIDTVICNAEHAAALVKRRFGAKCLTSYVPVRSPKNRPAKPFYCRKYVTLINPRKAKGEMVLRQLAMRLPHIPFRTYGQPSIVMPPNVTICPYHSGDYTEMYDDSRILLFPFGEIPCGTGRVVLEAYHCETPVVSLDSGGIGEVVPKKHLVDNNEDYISWARIVRSLYEENDPDSLISMMRDSVARFDAEEQLALIDNEVSRLLGE; encoded by the coding sequence GTGGTACTGGTAAAGGGGGGGCTTGGCAAAAAAAGAGCGTGGCCGTACTTTGAAGAACTTGCAGCACAATTACGGAAGCAAGGGTATGAGGTTCGTTCTTATGGTGTAGAGAATGAGTATATTTCTGGGACTGAGAATTATACAAATATGCCACTTCGTAATTCTTTAGAGCACCTTAAGGAATGCTCTTTTGTTATTGCAAGCGACGGTGGTTTAATGCAATTGGCAGATGCCATGGGGATTCCGACAATTGCAATTTTCGGTCCGGCTGGTGTTGTTAAGAATGCTCCGTTTTCTGAGTTTTCAAGAGTTGTTCATTCGGGACTTGAGTGTTCTCCTTGCCTATGGCGTTCTGAGTTCAAAAGTTGTGATCGCCCAGATTGTATGACTAATATAAGCGTTGAGCAAGTCTTGGGAACCTTTGATGAATTGAAGAACGCGGTTATAAAAGCAAATGGCGTTGCAACAAATACGTCTCCTCCTGTTTTAACTATTGATCTATTTAATCGAGAAACTGATAGACTGTCTAATGAAGGCAGGCACTCATTATTGTCACTAGGTGGTGCTGAATCTTTTAATGGAATGCTTGCCTCGCATCTGGCTGCAGGTTGGATGAAGCTTGGTGAATTAGCGCGGGTTCAGGAAGTTGTTGATTTGCCAGCTGAAGAAAAGGATTTGACCCTGTTACAGTATCAGGTTCAGCTTGCTCGTAAGGCGTGTCGTAGTGAAGAAGAACAGTATCTTAAGGATATTTTTTTAAGGCATCCCGATGAAGCAACTTCTGCATTAGCCCTAATTCGGTTTTATAGGAGAAACAAAAAATGGGGTTTATTCCATGACATGCTTTCTTCAACCAAAGTGGCGAATGACAATAAGAAGGGAATATTTCTTTTTGAGCAGGGATTGGGATTGTTAGAGCAGGGTAAGCTTGTTGCTGCTGAAAATTCTTTAAAAGAAGCTAAGTCTTATTCCCCGCAGTTAGCCTCAAAAGTTGATCAATTGACAGATACTACAATTTGCAGACATGCCGCGCATCGTCAGCAGCTTACAGATAAAGACAAGCCCTCTGTCGGTGTATTATTGAATAATGGTGAACTTCTTCCCGAGACATTTAGAGTTGTGGCTAATATTGCTGATCTTTACGTGTATTATAGTGATGAACTCGAATCGTTTGTCAACGACAGGTCTTGCTTAGATATTTTGATTGTTGATCACTCGGTAAAGCATATTAGTCAGTTCGATGATAATCTCTCTCCTTTGTGTATTGACGTGAATAGAATTTCAGAGAGTGATTTGTTAGGCGCTATACAAGGATGCCCAACCTGGCCGAGGGCATTTGTAATTAAAGGAAAGAAGACTCGTGCACCTAAGAGGATTTTGCTTCTAAATCATCACCATATGCAAAGATGGGAACCGCATGGTGGAGAATTTTCGACTTGTGAGATAGTGAAACGTCTGCAGCGCCTCGGATACGAGGTGTTGGTTGCCGTACCAAACAGAAAAAATTTAGAATCATTTTGTGAGATGTACGATGGCATTCCCTATATTATTGGTAGGCATGAGAATGCTATTGGATTGCTACAGCATGCATACCACACGTATTTTCCGGATATTATTTTTTTGCACGGTACATCCGCTTTAACTGTGGGTCCGTTGTTGGAAGAGTATCCAGTTCCTGCTGTCCTGTTTGTCAGGTATTGGGATGTAGTCTCTCGTCCCCCATATTCTAGTATTTCAGAATGTTATGATAAAAAAGACTCAAAAGAATATGGCGAGCTGTATAAAAATATTGATACGGTTATTTGCAATGCCGAGCATGCAGCAGCACTTGTGAAACGTCGTTTCGGAGCGAAGTGCCTGACGTCCTATGTCCCTGTTCGTTCTCCCAAAAATAGGCCTGCTAAGCCTTTTTATTGTCGGAAATATGTGACTTTGATCAACCCACGAAAAGCAAAAGGGGAAATGGTTCTTAGACAGTTGGCGATGCGTTTGCCACATATACCATTTCGCACTTATGGACAGCCTTCAATTGTGATGCCTCCCAATGTTACTATTTGCCCATATCATTCTGGTGATTATACAGAGATGTATGATGATTCCCGTATTCTCCTTTTTCCATTTGGAGAGATTCCCTGTGGTACTGGGCGGGTTGTGTTGGAAGCATATCATTGTGAAACACCGGTTGTTTCCCTTGATAGTGGAGGTATTGGAGAGGTTGTGCCTAAAAAGCATCTAGTTGATAATAATGAAGATTATATATCCTGGGCACGGATCGTTCGTTCGTTGTATGAAGAGAATGATCCTGATAGCCTGATTTCAATGATGCGAGATTCTGTTGCAAGATTTGATGCAGAGGAGCAGCTTGCACTTATTGATAATGAAGTTAGTAGGCTGCTTGGTGAATAG
- a CDS encoding tetratricopeptide repeat protein produces MFRKKGKFKNSSSLWDKIKNNELNSAILDIEKQIEKNGGCYELYRIMGFAHCRSGDYESALLCFGDAHTLRPNDAAAKLALANTLMELKRYSEVLVFMEQCGIAFHSRLAKVYRKAADKSSDQTDIFLNPLMRKLAFLPPDMCLFIIKQARTFFKKTLDPKSFQSKLVRYTRKVFTNNSVVKVTDEFRKIHGIHFNDDMDSTRLGWEMIRQGHFGEAAAFAQDGIETSGSSYELLRLWGFACVHNLQYAEARELFCQALEERPNSEKAQSAYADACFKCSDAVTAITYYKKLLKLRPDNPRYRCRLQHALEKENREFELVLLTSEEGLSFLFPKYRPMVVAYLASLAIGVVEGRTRILGLLNWTYRCPFTKSYALRLGQFFELLLQAKAKELQVANRYAESLKYFDAISKLSLTGLSSLGVEARTQAELILNAEVAAGKGSYPATACKAKATEYLISAWAGAKFDYQIGMALARVLIKRGLPELGLAALSKSRIPEPMPLGVAIQLGRCYLAMHKIDEAYGAVSKHLNSAKNSLAMLLFLFDVMLAKGQPHDALKLLEKASELGKIAIDRKRVQAALTYECGHVVQALKILDEISEQRPDYAPGKKLADTILLHGLESNEEVGAVLLFGGNTLVPSTYSSDWVMLIEESREKEFIPPEAIATFTGMLHSTEVIPNTNISIVNFVSSEDLAVFEGEKVWDVLPLLMNKLQTMTI; encoded by the coding sequence ATGTTCAGAAAGAAGGGTAAGTTTAAAAACTCATCATCATTATGGGACAAAATTAAGAATAATGAATTGAACTCGGCCATTTTGGATATTGAAAAGCAAATTGAGAAAAATGGCGGGTGTTACGAATTATATAGGATTATGGGTTTTGCACATTGTCGGAGTGGTGATTATGAAAGTGCTTTGCTTTGCTTTGGAGACGCCCATACTTTGCGGCCGAATGATGCCGCGGCGAAGTTGGCACTAGCCAATACATTGATGGAGCTTAAAAGATATTCTGAAGTTCTTGTTTTTATGGAGCAGTGCGGAATAGCTTTTCATTCAAGACTTGCAAAAGTATATCGAAAGGCTGCAGACAAGAGTTCTGATCAAACCGATATTTTTTTAAATCCGTTGATGAGAAAGCTTGCGTTTTTACCTCCAGATATGTGTTTGTTTATAATTAAACAGGCACGCACGTTTTTTAAAAAGACACTTGACCCAAAGTCTTTTCAGTCGAAGTTGGTAAGGTATACTAGAAAGGTTTTTACCAATAACTCTGTGGTGAAGGTTACGGATGAGTTTCGTAAAATACATGGAATTCATTTTAACGACGATATGGACTCCACCCGATTAGGCTGGGAGATGATTAGGCAGGGACATTTCGGTGAGGCGGCAGCATTCGCACAAGATGGAATTGAAACAAGTGGATCAAGTTACGAGTTGTTAAGACTTTGGGGATTTGCTTGTGTTCATAATCTTCAATACGCGGAAGCACGAGAACTTTTTTGTCAAGCTTTAGAAGAAAGGCCTAATAGCGAAAAAGCACAAAGTGCTTATGCAGATGCATGCTTTAAATGTTCTGATGCTGTGACAGCTATAACATATTATAAAAAGCTTCTTAAATTGAGGCCAGATAATCCTCGATATAGGTGCCGATTGCAACATGCTCTTGAGAAAGAGAATAGAGAGTTTGAGTTAGTGTTATTGACCTCTGAAGAAGGCCTTTCTTTTTTATTTCCCAAGTATCGTCCGATGGTGGTTGCTTATTTGGCTTCATTGGCTATTGGAGTTGTCGAGGGACGGACACGAATTTTGGGATTGCTTAACTGGACTTATCGGTGTCCATTTACAAAATCATACGCGTTGAGATTAGGGCAGTTTTTTGAATTGCTTTTGCAGGCTAAAGCAAAAGAACTTCAAGTTGCTAATCGTTATGCTGAGTCTCTTAAATATTTTGATGCAATTTCAAAGCTATCTTTAACGGGGCTTTCTTCGTTGGGGGTTGAAGCTCGCACCCAAGCTGAGTTGATCCTTAATGCGGAAGTGGCAGCAGGAAAAGGTTCTTATCCTGCAACTGCTTGTAAAGCAAAGGCAACGGAGTATTTGATAAGCGCTTGGGCTGGTGCCAAATTTGACTACCAAATTGGGATGGCTTTGGCTCGTGTGTTGATAAAACGAGGCTTACCGGAACTTGGATTGGCTGCTTTGAGTAAGTCGCGCATTCCTGAGCCGATGCCGCTCGGCGTGGCTATTCAGCTTGGCCGCTGTTATCTTGCTATGCATAAAATTGATGAGGCGTATGGCGCAGTAAGTAAACATCTAAATTCTGCAAAAAATAGCTTGGCAATGTTGCTTTTCCTTTTTGATGTAATGCTTGCAAAAGGGCAGCCTCATGATGCGCTTAAATTATTAGAAAAGGCTTCTGAGCTAGGAAAGATTGCCATTGATAGAAAACGAGTGCAAGCAGCCCTGACTTATGAATGTGGGCATGTTGTTCAAGCGCTTAAGATATTGGATGAAATTTCAGAACAGCGTCCAGACTATGCGCCAGGTAAAAAGTTAGCTGATACAATTTTGTTACATGGCCTAGAAAGTAATGAAGAGGTTGGGGCTGTTTTGTTGTTTGGGGGAAATACATTGGTGCCGTCAACATATTCTAGTGATTGGGTAATGCTTATTGAAGAATCCCGCGAGAAGGAATTCATCCCTCCAGAGGCTATAGCGACTTTTACTGGCATGCTGCATTCTACAGAGGTTATTCCTAATACTAATATCTCGATAGTAAACTTTGTTAGTTCTGAAGACTTGGCTGTTTTTGAGGGAGAAAAGGTTTGGGATGTTCTGCCTCTTTTGATGAATAAACTTCAAACTATGACGATTTAG
- a CDS encoding DegT/DnrJ/EryC1/StrS aminotransferase family protein has protein sequence MNIPLMNLKRQYSKLKDQIIPAVENVFEETAFIRGPFVSRFEQAFASYLDASGCVGVANGTDAIVLALEALGVKPGDEVIVPASTFIATSEAITKAGANIVLADIDPITNCISVESVIKAISQKTKGIIAVHLYGHPAELFKLQDVAREKGLWLLEDCAQAHGATLDGKQVGTVGDIATFSFYPGKNLGAYGDAGAVVSNSDVLLKHVRMNANHGRDAKYSHSFEGHNSRMDGVQGAVLSIKLEFLREWTEARREVARLYRAGLSTLVENKEIQLPAECDGHVYHLFVIRTNCRDQLLDYLQENGVQAGIHYPYPLHLLEAYQNLGHKSGDFPNSERLAKECVSLPMCPELAHDEVAYVVSQVVKFFEGKKDVQKEG, from the coding sequence GTGAATATTCCACTTATGAATTTGAAAAGACAGTACTCAAAACTTAAGGATCAGATCATTCCTGCAGTTGAGAATGTTTTTGAGGAAACTGCTTTTATTAGAGGGCCTTTTGTTTCTCGTTTTGAACAGGCGTTTGCCTCGTATTTGGATGCATCTGGTTGTGTAGGTGTTGCGAACGGTACAGATGCAATTGTTCTCGCTCTAGAAGCTTTAGGGGTGAAGCCTGGAGATGAAGTAATCGTTCCAGCAAGTACTTTTATAGCAACGAGTGAAGCGATTACTAAGGCTGGTGCCAATATTGTATTGGCCGATATAGATCCGATCACGAACTGTATTTCTGTTGAAAGTGTGATAAAAGCGATCTCGCAGAAGACAAAAGGTATTATCGCCGTTCATCTATATGGGCATCCAGCGGAATTGTTTAAATTACAAGATGTTGCAAGGGAAAAAGGACTTTGGCTTCTCGAAGATTGTGCACAAGCCCATGGAGCGACTCTTGATGGGAAGCAGGTTGGTACAGTTGGAGATATAGCAACTTTTTCTTTTTATCCTGGGAAAAATTTGGGTGCCTACGGTGATGCTGGTGCAGTGGTATCAAATAGCGATGTATTGCTAAAGCACGTGAGGATGAATGCGAACCACGGCAGAGATGCTAAGTATAGCCACAGCTTTGAAGGACACAACTCTCGCATGGATGGAGTGCAGGGAGCGGTTCTTTCGATCAAACTTGAATTTCTCCGAGAGTGGACTGAGGCTCGGAGAGAGGTTGCGCGACTTTATCGTGCAGGGCTCAGTACCCTTGTGGAGAATAAAGAGATCCAGTTGCCTGCTGAATGTGATGGGCATGTATACCATTTGTTTGTGATTCGTACTAACTGCAGAGATCAGCTTTTAGATTATTTGCAAGAAAATGGTGTACAAGCGGGTATTCATTATCCATATCCTTTGCATTTACTGGAAGCGTATCAGAATCTGGGGCATAAATCAGGTGATTTTCCAAATTCCGAACGATTAGCAAAAGAATGCGTTTCGCTCCCTATGTGTCCAGAGCTGGCTCATGATGAGGTTGCTTATGTAGTTTCTCAGGTTGTTAAGTTTTTTGAGGGAAAAAAGGATGTTCAGAAAGAAGGGTAA
- a CDS encoding glycosyltransferase, translated as MVSSAKMLILSYSNLKTDSRVCRHIKFLGEHYDVSVAGLAPPPMDVPFFQLVADNSTLFDKAIRAAKLFVGLNERYYWSLDYINKAFDSLCEFPVDVVFANDLNMLPLACKLADFHNAALHIDAHEYAPRQFDNSLYFKVFFQRLNTHIAKTYLSQADSMSTVTNRIAKEYKKKFNVDSTVLRNVLPYVNMVPSRTSGVTVKLVHIGICNRHRGLSGIIDLMKMLDSRFTLDFILIPEDELYYSHLVNKSAADDRINFLSPVAQNQICITLNSYDIGVYPQSPKSFNYLNGLPNKFFEFIQARLGVAIWPIPEMKKIVKHYQNGIVSSRFSLEELAAQLNALTVEDINMMKRNSSRCAEENCAENEYLKMQQWLDKRLK; from the coding sequence ATGGTAAGTTCTGCAAAAATGCTGATTTTATCCTACAGCAATTTAAAGACAGATTCTAGAGTTTGTAGGCATATTAAATTTCTTGGTGAGCATTATGATGTATCTGTAGCTGGTCTTGCGCCTCCACCAATGGATGTGCCTTTTTTCCAGCTTGTTGCTGATAATTCAACTCTATTTGACAAAGCAATACGAGCTGCAAAGCTTTTTGTAGGTCTCAATGAGAGATATTATTGGTCATTGGATTATATAAATAAAGCTTTTGATTCACTTTGTGAATTTCCTGTTGATGTAGTGTTCGCAAATGATTTGAACATGCTTCCTTTGGCCTGTAAGTTGGCTGATTTTCATAATGCTGCTTTGCATATAGATGCTCACGAATACGCTCCGCGTCAGTTTGATAATTCTTTATACTTTAAAGTATTTTTTCAGAGATTAAATACTCATATTGCAAAGACCTATCTTTCTCAAGCTGATTCAATGTCAACTGTTACAAATCGTATCGCGAAAGAATATAAAAAAAAATTTAATGTTGATAGTACAGTATTGAGAAACGTGCTTCCGTACGTAAACATGGTTCCAAGTAGGACTTCTGGAGTTACTGTAAAACTTGTTCATATTGGAATATGCAATAGGCATCGAGGGCTTTCTGGAATTATTGATCTGATGAAGATGCTTGATTCCCGTTTCACCTTGGATTTTATATTAATTCCTGAAGATGAATTATATTATTCTCACCTAGTTAATAAAAGTGCTGCTGACGATAGAATAAATTTCCTCTCTCCTGTTGCTCAAAACCAAATATGTATCACTCTGAATAGTTATGATATTGGGGTGTACCCTCAGTCTCCTAAAAGTTTTAATTACCTAAATGGACTGCCGAATAAGTTTTTTGAATTTATTCAGGCTAGGCTTGGAGTTGCAATTTGGCCAATTCCTGAAATGAAAAAAATAGTCAAGCATTACCAAAATGGTATCGTGTCTTCGAGGTTTTCGCTTGAGGAATTAGCTGCTCAACTAAATGCGCTTACAGTAGAAGATATAAATATGATGAAACGAAATTCTTCTCGCTGTGCAGAAGAAAATTGTGCTGAGAATGAATATTTAAAAATGCAACAGTGGCTAGACAAAAGGCTTAAGTAA
- a CDS encoding glycosyltransferase family 1 protein: MSKEILVVGVHSYNSPHRVTGIQHIAYWLGQKGLRVSYLPVPSSPLDFIGAERRKRLKRVWFGGSVEGWEVSSNVLEYEIKALVPMTKYTCWSSFIHNLSMHFYPEELLRKEFDSALFDVGPNIAWFDEVKASKKIIRINDLPSRFERDLPQWLLKKTYEVIKSADEVWTVSSALYDWAKKYSSKVTLFQNGVGGEFFKKVASRESRKAVFVGAIGKWVDFELVNEAAVLLPEWEFNFYGPLDTPWIGTAPNVFYRGLACHDAVPTILAQHAVGLLPYKDAVGIQHYLECPLKAYEFAAVGLGIAASNLTGFKQGMRDYPCYGQTAEEFAEAIECASVCTKKSFVGHEMAWSVIVDNMVKKLW, translated from the coding sequence GTGTCTAAAGAGATATTGGTTGTAGGAGTTCACTCATACAATTCTCCCCATCGGGTTACAGGAATTCAGCATATTGCTTACTGGCTTGGTCAAAAAGGTCTTCGAGTCTCCTATTTGCCTGTTCCTTCTTCACCGCTTGATTTCATTGGCGCAGAGCGTCGAAAAAGGCTTAAACGAGTCTGGTTTGGTGGTAGCGTTGAGGGATGGGAGGTGTCAAGTAATGTGCTGGAATATGAAATTAAAGCTCTGGTGCCTATGACAAAATATACTTGTTGGTCGTCATTTATACATAATCTTTCTATGCACTTTTATCCAGAGGAGTTGTTGAGGAAAGAATTTGATAGTGCTCTTTTTGATGTGGGGCCAAATATTGCTTGGTTTGATGAGGTTAAAGCGAGTAAAAAGATTATTCGTATTAACGATTTGCCATCACGTTTTGAGCGTGATCTTCCTCAATGGTTATTGAAAAAGACGTATGAGGTGATAAAATCTGCCGATGAAGTTTGGACGGTTTCGTCTGCACTATATGATTGGGCGAAAAAATATTCATCAAAGGTAACGCTTTTTCAAAATGGTGTGGGAGGGGAGTTTTTTAAAAAGGTAGCCTCTCGGGAAAGTCGAAAGGCAGTCTTTGTGGGAGCGATCGGTAAGTGGGTAGATTTTGAGTTGGTAAACGAAGCGGCAGTATTACTACCTGAATGGGAGTTTAATTTTTATGGTCCGCTGGATACCCCTTGGATTGGGACTGCTCCAAATGTTTTCTATCGTGGTTTGGCATGCCATGATGCTGTACCAACAATTTTGGCTCAGCATGCTGTCGGGTTGTTGCCCTATAAGGACGCGGTTGGAATTCAACATTACTTAGAGTGTCCGCTTAAAGCCTATGAATTTGCTGCAGTTGGACTTGGAATAGCGGCGAGTAATTTAACTGGATTTAAGCAAGGGATGCGAGATTATCCTTGTTATGGTCAAACCGCTGAAGAGTTTGCAGAAGCGATAGAATGTGCATCAGTCTGTACTAAAAAAAGTTTTGTCGGACACGAAATGGCATGGTCTGTTATTGTTGATAATATGGTGAAAAAATTATGGTAA